In Ferrigenium kumadai, the DNA window CATCAAGGGTAACGCCCAGGTCAGCAACGGCGTGCTCGACACTCAGGATCTGCGCCTCGACGGTTCGGCTGCGAAGGTGACCATGAAGGGCCGCGTGGACATGAATCGCGAGACCCAGGACCTGCGGGTGCGCATCCTGCCCGCGGTGGGGGACAGCGTGTCGCTGCTGGGTGCGTTTGCGGCGGGTCCGGCGGTGGGCGTCGGCGCCCTGCTGATGAACAAGGTGCTGGGCGAGCCGCTCGATAAGTTGGTGTCGTTTGAATACAATGTCAGCGGAACCTGGAGCGACCCCAAGGTGGTCAAAGTGGGTGAGGTTCCGGTCAAGCCAAAAGAAAGCAAGCCACAGTAAAGGTCATCATGTCCCAAGGTAATTCCACGCAACAAAGGATCGCCGCGCAGGCCAACGCATTCAAGGTCGCCGCCGTGCAGATGGCCTCCGGCCCCAATGTCGAGGGTAACCTGGCCGAGGCGCGCCGCCTCATCGCCAAGGCCGTCGAGCAGGGCGCGCGCCTGGTGGTGCTGCCGGAATTCTTCGCCATCATGGGCATGAACGAGCAGGACAAAGTAGCGGTGCGCGAGCAGCCGGGAGAGGGGAACGTCCATGCTTTCCTCAGCGAGACCGCGCGCCGGCACAAGATATGGCTGGTTGGCGGGTCCATCCCGCTGGCGGGCAATGCGCCGGAAAAGGTGCTGAACAGTTGCCTGGTGTTCGACGAACAGGGCGAGCAGGTGGCGCGCTATGACAAGATCCACCTGTTCAACCTGGAGCTGGGCAACGAGAGCTATAACGAGGCCAAAACCATCGAGCCGGGCAACCAGGTGGTGGTGATCGACAGCCCGTTCGGACGCATCGGCCTGGCAATCTGCTACGACCTGCGCTTT includes these proteins:
- a CDS encoding carbon-nitrogen hydrolase family protein, whose amino-acid sequence is MSQGNSTQQRIAAQANAFKVAAVQMASGPNVEGNLAEARRLIAKAVEQGARLVVLPEFFAIMGMNEQDKVAVREQPGEGNVHAFLSETARRHKIWLVGGSIPLAGNAPEKVLNSCLVFDEQGEQVARYDKIHLFNLELGNESYNEAKTIEPGNQVVVIDSPFGRIGLAICYDLRFPELFRAMKGVDIIVLPSAFTETTGKMHWEVLVRARAVENLAYVVAAAQGGYHVNGRETHGNSMVVDPWGRVLDRLPRGSGVVIADINPSYQTSLRNSLPALSHRIIYGC